The following coding sequences are from one Lolium rigidum isolate FL_2022 chromosome 6, APGP_CSIRO_Lrig_0.1, whole genome shotgun sequence window:
- the LOC124659843 gene encoding putative 1-phosphatidylinositol-3-phosphate 5-kinase FAB1D isoform X2 → MSKMCHAVESEEANVDGVHNVPTCSDSCWDNCTHGKKILVPSGEMERLSTQASPCGTPYGTPLFSRASSFSSFASCFSRFDHSHMDTDSEEELLDTGQLHPDIFVSDEFMEMEKGNLVKEEECQPSHTFRPNDAANNPISADQSIISGQPQLETDQGLQYGVSLEDNDLKQPNVIYVEEVTSLPMPGGEIIPLNEQVMGQRDSTKENTIVYNNILNTESDMKSDGNFESGIDYLYPLVSPSFDSDPVIWLPPEPANKDDDVDTLANHEDDSDNNDSGWGKSSLNHSFDEERSKNSREDQLQKAMSEVMNGQFKILVSRFLAAEGFSLSDEGTDNAWLDIVASLSWHAALLVKPDDNVGNSMDPGLYVKVKCIASGSCQQSEVINGLVFKKSAAHKQMRANIKHPKLLILQGAIGNFSTGLSSMNSMKQESEQLEKTLSDAIGKWHPDVILVEKAVSRNVNEYVQKQGVTLVSDMNMHRLERIALCTGSPIISLQDVHKKTNLIKQCESIHFEKFVEEHNHTVEGGRRSSKTFLFLEGFPKPQGCTILLKGSTSEILKKIKRVLHFTVFAAYHLVLETSFFADQRSFITQKNATQKEDYLKADPQLLFPSSTSDEQYGNMKELANSRNSTSQHLHDSEIKSSKGSGSQGILSNSSLPDLDHSTKIIGETLCSDSAESTSCDEFGGSTFTATSEKISMQKKEAPGENSQETLDDETHVKTRTSLNAQTILISMSSQNIRNKAVCEQSHLSRITYYGYFDTSLGIYLKDTLLSEKHNCLSCAEPPEAHMYSYTHRDGTLTVLVRSLPLGAALSGQDQGRIWMWTRCLRCSGNPTNRVIISSSARNLSFGKFLELSFSTHSSAKKLSTCGHLLHRDCLRFFGLGSKVAMFRYSSVEIYSACKPPMALQFHDPNKKEWLDVEVKNVLLKWKLLFSEIGNIIQGMKSRYSGEAMGENRNSSAYEGLFLEVSGMLAQEKDEFEVSLNVIDHIAKPEACAYDILSLNWLYQQLLLGFYIWDIRLRHLLQYSKINAASSDNSTHKSKAENELRSSKNIAVHGDSLSVPNIAMEEEATINSSGDFDNSCSGIISEKDQLTENSIIKEQGSSPGVADENGSHKIDSSVQNVNHVCLDKSSVLPVKNDEHPAPARGGDEIPPVAIPCKGLHVLRNLLDFASDDTGDWVWSKFSHLEREYKKEIQLGSLDKFHLINNYTPSSSSLTQLKYQMHLMRFTVGPCGNILSIADEEVSSIIGYALAISEQQGIYSEAAFEKDELISRKKLDKVAPSNLARGISMPASVVSTNKSLEKDHSMLSNASSLTYEESTSGFYDSFLSALKDMHPEICLNSEKLALKSKYTVVSIYARQFYELRKICCPSELAYISSISRCKIWNAQGGKSKAFFAKSMDDRFIIKEIKKTEFDSFLKFGLEYFKHFGVSQASSNPTCLAKILGIYQVKEIRNGKETRTNFMVMENLLFGRNILRRYDLKGALFSRYVADSKNPESVLLDQNFIEDMRTMPIYIEGKTKNLMERAIWNDTSFLCRMNVMDYSLFVGVDKQKKELVFGIIDYLRQYTWDKQLESWVKTSLVVPKNLSPTVISPKEYKLRFRIFMSQYFLSVPDV, encoded by the exons ATGAGTAAAATGTGTCATGCAGTTGAATCAGAAGAGGCAAATGTGGATGGGGTACATAACGTCCCTACCTGTAGCGATTCTTGCTGGGACAACTGTACCCATGGTAAAAAAATATTAGTTCCCAGTGGTGAGATGGAACGGCTGAGCACACAAGCAAGCCCTTGCGGCACTCCTTATGGCACTCCTCTGTTTAGTCGAGCAAGTTCTTTCTCAAGCTTTGCTAGTTGCTTTTCAAGATTTG ATCACTCCCACATGGATACTGACTCTGAAGAGGAACTCCTAGATACCGGCCAACTTCATCCTGATATCTTTGTCAGTGATGAATTTATGGAGATGGAAAAAGGGAATCTAGTAAAAGAGGAAGAATGCCAACCCAGTCATACCTTCCGACCCAATGATGCTGCTAATAATCCCATTTCAGCAGACCAAAGTATTATATCTGGTCAACCACAGTTGGAAACTGATCAAG GATTGCAGTATGGTGTATCATTGGAAGATAATGATCTTAAGCAACCCAATGTGATATACGTTGAAGAGGTTACTAGCCTTCCAATGCCAGGAGGTGAAATAATTCCATTGAATGAGCAAGTCATGGGTCAACGTGACAGTACCAAGGAAAACACTATAGTTTACAACAATATATTGAATACCGAGTCAGACATGAAATCAGATGGCAACTTTGAAAGTGGAATCGACTATCTTTATCCCCTAGTGTCGCCCAGCTTTGATTCAGATCCTGTAATTTGGTTACCACCAGAACCAGCAAATAAGGATGATGATGTTGATACTCTCGCTAATCATGAGGATGATAGTGACAACAATGATAGTGGGTGGGGTAAGTCAAGTTTAAATCATAGCTTCGACGAGGAGAGAAGCAAGAATAGCCGTGAAGACCAATTGCAGAAAGCAATGTCAGAAGTTATGAATGGGCAATTCAAGATCCTTGTTAGTCGTTTTTTGGCTGCTGAAGGGTTCTCTTTGTCTGATGAAGGAACCGATAATGCCTGGCTTGATATTGTTGCTTCTTTATCATGGCATGCTGCCTTACTTGTCAAGCCTGATGACAATGTTGGAAATTCAATGGATCCAGGGTTGTATGTAAAGGTGAAATGCATAGCTTCAGGATCTTGCCAGCAGAG TGAAGTGATCAACGGTCTTGTTTTTAAGAAGAGCGCTGCACATAAGCAGATGAGAGCCAACATTAAGCACCCGAAATTGTTAATTCTTCAGGGCGCCATCGGTAACTTCTCCACAGGGCTCTCGTCGATGAATTCAATGAAACAG GAAAGTGAGCAGTTGGAGAAAACTCTCAGTGATGCGATAGGTAAATGGCATCCTGATGTTATATTAGTGGAGAAAGCGGTTTCACGAAATGTAAATGAGTATGTTCAGAAACAAGGAGTTACCTTGGTTAGTGACATGAATATGCATCGGCTGGAAAGAATTGCTCTTTGCACTGGTTCCCCAATTATCTCGTTGCAGGATGTTCACAAGAAAACCAACCTTATTAAGCAGTGTGAATCTATCCATTTCGAAAAGTTTGTTGAGGAGCATAATCATACTGTagaaggaggaagaaggtcaagcaAAACATTTTTATTTCTAGAGGGTTTTCCAAAACCTCAGGGATGCACA ATATTGCTAAAAGGATCAACAAGTGAAATCTTGAAGAAGATTAAGCGAGTCCTTCATTTCACTGTCTTTGCAGCTTACCATTTGGTCCTTGAAACGTCATTCTTTGCTGATCAAAGATCATTTATAACACAAAAAAATGCCACACAGAAAGAGGACTATTTAAAAGCAGATCCACAGTTGCTTTTTCCTTCTAGCACTTCAGATGAGCAATATGGTAATATGAAAGAGTTAGCCAACTCTAGAAATTCCACGTCACAGCATCTTCATGATTCTGAAATTAAGAGTTCCAAAGGTTCTGGCAGCCAAGGTATTCTGTCTAATTCATCGCTGCCTGATCTAGATCACTCGACAAAGATTATTGGTGAGACATTATGTTCCGACTCTGCTGAGTCAACCTCATGTGATGAGTTTGGTGGGTCAACCTTTACTGCTACGTCAGAAAAAATAAGCATGCAGAAGAAAGAAGCACCTGGCGAAAATTCCCAAGAAACTTTGGATGATGAAACTCATGTGAAGACTAGGACTTCTTTAAATGCTCAGACCATATTAATTTCGATGTCCAGCCAAAACATCAGGAATAAAGCAGTTTGTGAGCAGAGTCATCTTTCCAGAATAACTTACTATGGGTATTTTGACACATCTCTGGGGATATATCTGAAAGATACTTTACTTAGTGAG AAACACAATTGCTTATCATGTGCTGAGCCTCCAGAAGCTCACATGTACTCTTACACCCACCGTGATGGTACTCTCACTGTTCTTGTAAGAAGCCTTCCGTTGGGGGCAGCACTTTCCGGTCAGGACCAAGGAAGAATTTGGATGTGGACCAGGTGCTTGAGATGTAGTGGTAATCCCACAAATAGGGTTATAATTTCTTCCTCTGCACGCAATCTCTCGTTTGGGAAGTTCCTTGAACTCAGTTTCTCAACGCATTCTTCTGCTAAGAAGCTATCAACATGTGGACATTTGCTGCATAGGGACTGCCTACGTTTCTTTGG ATTGGGATCTAAAGTTGCTATGTTCAGATACTCGTCTGTTGAAATATATTCTGCTTGTAAGCCACCGATGGCTTTGCAGTTTCATGACCCAAACAAAAAAGAGTGGCTTGATGTTGAAGTTAAGAAT GTCCTTCTTAAATGGAAGCTACTCTTTTCTGAAATTGGAAACATAATACAAGGCATGAAATCAAGATACTCTGGTGAAGCCATGGGGGAAAACAGGAACAGTTCAGCATATGAGGGATTATTTTTGGAAGTCAGTGGTATGCTTGCACAAGAGAAAGATGAATTTGAG GTTTCTCTGAATGTAATTGATCACATTGCTAAACCGGAGGCTTGTGCTTACGATATCCTTAGCTTGAACTGGCTGTATCAACAACTGCTTCTTGGATTTTATATTTGGGATATCCGTCTTCGTCATCTTCTCCAGTACAGTAAAATAAATGCCGCATCGTCTGACAATTCTACTCACAAAAGCAAAGCGGAGAATGAGCTGAGAAGTTCTAAAAATATTGCCGTACATGGGGACTCACTATCTGTCCCGAAtattgcaatggaggaagaagcaaCTATAAATTCTTCTGGCGATTTTGACAATTCCTGTAGCGGCATAATTTCAGAGAAGGATCAGCTTACTGAGAACTCAATAATCAAAGAGCAAGGGTCTTCTCCAGGTGTTGCTGATGAAAATGGGTCTCATAAAATTGACTCCTCTGTTCAGAATGTTAACCATGTTTGCTTAGATAAATCAAGTGTTTTACCAGTCAAGAATGATGAACACCCTGCACCAGCCAGAGGGGGCGATGAAATTCCCCCTGTTGCCATTCCATGTAAAGGCTTGCATGTATTGCGTAACTTGCTGGATTTCGCAAGTGATGACACAGGAGACTGGGTCTGGAGTAAGTTCAGTCACTTGGAAAGGGAGTACAAGAAAGAAATACAACTTGGTTCTTTGGATAAATTTCATCTAATCAACAACTACACCCCGTCTTCTTCATCACTGACGCAGCTCAAATACCAAATGCACCTGATGCGTTTTACAGTTGGCCCATGTGGTAATATCTTGTCAATTGCTGATGAAGAGGTGTCTAGCATTATTGGTTATGCACTAGCTATATCTGAACAACAAGGAATTTACTCTGAAGCTGCATTTGAAAAGGATGAACTTATATCTAGAAAAAAGCTAGATAAAGTAGCACCCAGCAACTTGGCCAGAGGTATCTCGATGCCGGCATCAGTTGTGTCTACAAATAAATCTTTAGAAAAGGATCATAGTATGTTAAGCAATGCATCCTCATTAACATATGAGGAATCAACATCTGGATTTTATGATTCATTTCTGTCAGCATTAAAAGATATGCATCCTGAAATTTGTCTGAATAGTGAAAAGCTAGCTTTGAAGAGCAAATACACTGTTGTTTCTATATATGCAAGGCAATTCTATGAGCTTCGGAAGATATGTTGCCCATCGGAACTTGCTTATATTTCATCCATAAGCCGTTGTAAAATATGGAATGCACAAGGTGGTAAGAGCAAGGCTTTTTTTGCGAAATCAATGGATGACAGATTTATCATAAAAGAAATCAAGAAGACAGAGTTTGACTCATTCTTAAAGTTTGGCCTCGAATACTTCAAGCATTTTGGTGTATCTCAGGCCTCAAGTAACCCAACTTGCCTTGCTAAAATACTGGGAATATATCAG GTCAAGGAAATTAGGAATGGCAAGGAGACAAGGACTAATTTCATGGTTATGGAGAATCTTTTATTTGGACGTAACATACTACGTCGATATGATCTGAAGGGTGCTCTTTTCTCACGATATGTCGCTGACTCAAAAAATCCTGAGAGTGTACTGTTGGATCAAAACTTTATTGAAGACATGCGTACCATGCCTATCTACATTGAAGGAAAAACCAAAAACCTCATGGAACGTGCTATTTGGAACGATACATCTTTTCTATGT CGTATGAATGTCATGGATTACTCCTTGTTTGTTGGAGTGGACAAACAGAAGAAGGAACTTGTGTTCGGAATTATAGATTACTTGAGGCAATATACCTGGGACAAACAACTAGAGTCTTGGGTGAAGACATCGCTTGTTGTTCCCAAGAATCTTTCTCCAACAGTAATCTCACCAAAGGAGTACAAATTAAGATTCAGGATATTTATGTCTCAGTACTTCCTATCGGTTCCAGATGTTTGA
- the LOC124659843 gene encoding putative 1-phosphatidylinositol-3-phosphate 5-kinase FAB1D isoform X1 gives MSKMCHAVESEEANVDGVHNVPTCSDSCWDNCTHGKKILVPSGEMERLSTQASPCGTPYGTPLFSRASSFSSFASCFSRFDHSHMDTDSEEELLDTGQLHPDIFVSDEFMEMEKGNLVKEEECQPSHTFRPNDAANNPISADQSIISGQPQLETDQGTTKEKFDAPNVILDTTVSKEPDRDILSNDQLTGLQYGVSLEDNDLKQPNVIYVEEVTSLPMPGGEIIPLNEQVMGQRDSTKENTIVYNNILNTESDMKSDGNFESGIDYLYPLVSPSFDSDPVIWLPPEPANKDDDVDTLANHEDDSDNNDSGWGKSSLNHSFDEERSKNSREDQLQKAMSEVMNGQFKILVSRFLAAEGFSLSDEGTDNAWLDIVASLSWHAALLVKPDDNVGNSMDPGLYVKVKCIASGSCQQSEVINGLVFKKSAAHKQMRANIKHPKLLILQGAIGNFSTGLSSMNSMKQESEQLEKTLSDAIGKWHPDVILVEKAVSRNVNEYVQKQGVTLVSDMNMHRLERIALCTGSPIISLQDVHKKTNLIKQCESIHFEKFVEEHNHTVEGGRRSSKTFLFLEGFPKPQGCTILLKGSTSEILKKIKRVLHFTVFAAYHLVLETSFFADQRSFITQKNATQKEDYLKADPQLLFPSSTSDEQYGNMKELANSRNSTSQHLHDSEIKSSKGSGSQGILSNSSLPDLDHSTKIIGETLCSDSAESTSCDEFGGSTFTATSEKISMQKKEAPGENSQETLDDETHVKTRTSLNAQTILISMSSQNIRNKAVCEQSHLSRITYYGYFDTSLGIYLKDTLLSEKHNCLSCAEPPEAHMYSYTHRDGTLTVLVRSLPLGAALSGQDQGRIWMWTRCLRCSGNPTNRVIISSSARNLSFGKFLELSFSTHSSAKKLSTCGHLLHRDCLRFFGLGSKVAMFRYSSVEIYSACKPPMALQFHDPNKKEWLDVEVKNVLLKWKLLFSEIGNIIQGMKSRYSGEAMGENRNSSAYEGLFLEVSGMLAQEKDEFEVSLNVIDHIAKPEACAYDILSLNWLYQQLLLGFYIWDIRLRHLLQYSKINAASSDNSTHKSKAENELRSSKNIAVHGDSLSVPNIAMEEEATINSSGDFDNSCSGIISEKDQLTENSIIKEQGSSPGVADENGSHKIDSSVQNVNHVCLDKSSVLPVKNDEHPAPARGGDEIPPVAIPCKGLHVLRNLLDFASDDTGDWVWSKFSHLEREYKKEIQLGSLDKFHLINNYTPSSSSLTQLKYQMHLMRFTVGPCGNILSIADEEVSSIIGYALAISEQQGIYSEAAFEKDELISRKKLDKVAPSNLARGISMPASVVSTNKSLEKDHSMLSNASSLTYEESTSGFYDSFLSALKDMHPEICLNSEKLALKSKYTVVSIYARQFYELRKICCPSELAYISSISRCKIWNAQGGKSKAFFAKSMDDRFIIKEIKKTEFDSFLKFGLEYFKHFGVSQASSNPTCLAKILGIYQVKEIRNGKETRTNFMVMENLLFGRNILRRYDLKGALFSRYVADSKNPESVLLDQNFIEDMRTMPIYIEGKTKNLMERAIWNDTSFLCRMNVMDYSLFVGVDKQKKELVFGIIDYLRQYTWDKQLESWVKTSLVVPKNLSPTVISPKEYKLRFRIFMSQYFLSVPDV, from the exons ATGAGTAAAATGTGTCATGCAGTTGAATCAGAAGAGGCAAATGTGGATGGGGTACATAACGTCCCTACCTGTAGCGATTCTTGCTGGGACAACTGTACCCATGGTAAAAAAATATTAGTTCCCAGTGGTGAGATGGAACGGCTGAGCACACAAGCAAGCCCTTGCGGCACTCCTTATGGCACTCCTCTGTTTAGTCGAGCAAGTTCTTTCTCAAGCTTTGCTAGTTGCTTTTCAAGATTTG ATCACTCCCACATGGATACTGACTCTGAAGAGGAACTCCTAGATACCGGCCAACTTCATCCTGATATCTTTGTCAGTGATGAATTTATGGAGATGGAAAAAGGGAATCTAGTAAAAGAGGAAGAATGCCAACCCAGTCATACCTTCCGACCCAATGATGCTGCTAATAATCCCATTTCAGCAGACCAAAGTATTATATCTGGTCAACCACAGTTGGAAACTGATCAAGGTACCACCAAGGAAAAATTTGATGCCCCTAATGTTATCTTGGACACAACTGTATCAAAAGAGCCTGACAGAGATATCCTGTCCAATGACCAACTTACAGGATTGCAGTATGGTGTATCATTGGAAGATAATGATCTTAAGCAACCCAATGTGATATACGTTGAAGAGGTTACTAGCCTTCCAATGCCAGGAGGTGAAATAATTCCATTGAATGAGCAAGTCATGGGTCAACGTGACAGTACCAAGGAAAACACTATAGTTTACAACAATATATTGAATACCGAGTCAGACATGAAATCAGATGGCAACTTTGAAAGTGGAATCGACTATCTTTATCCCCTAGTGTCGCCCAGCTTTGATTCAGATCCTGTAATTTGGTTACCACCAGAACCAGCAAATAAGGATGATGATGTTGATACTCTCGCTAATCATGAGGATGATAGTGACAACAATGATAGTGGGTGGGGTAAGTCAAGTTTAAATCATAGCTTCGACGAGGAGAGAAGCAAGAATAGCCGTGAAGACCAATTGCAGAAAGCAATGTCAGAAGTTATGAATGGGCAATTCAAGATCCTTGTTAGTCGTTTTTTGGCTGCTGAAGGGTTCTCTTTGTCTGATGAAGGAACCGATAATGCCTGGCTTGATATTGTTGCTTCTTTATCATGGCATGCTGCCTTACTTGTCAAGCCTGATGACAATGTTGGAAATTCAATGGATCCAGGGTTGTATGTAAAGGTGAAATGCATAGCTTCAGGATCTTGCCAGCAGAG TGAAGTGATCAACGGTCTTGTTTTTAAGAAGAGCGCTGCACATAAGCAGATGAGAGCCAACATTAAGCACCCGAAATTGTTAATTCTTCAGGGCGCCATCGGTAACTTCTCCACAGGGCTCTCGTCGATGAATTCAATGAAACAG GAAAGTGAGCAGTTGGAGAAAACTCTCAGTGATGCGATAGGTAAATGGCATCCTGATGTTATATTAGTGGAGAAAGCGGTTTCACGAAATGTAAATGAGTATGTTCAGAAACAAGGAGTTACCTTGGTTAGTGACATGAATATGCATCGGCTGGAAAGAATTGCTCTTTGCACTGGTTCCCCAATTATCTCGTTGCAGGATGTTCACAAGAAAACCAACCTTATTAAGCAGTGTGAATCTATCCATTTCGAAAAGTTTGTTGAGGAGCATAATCATACTGTagaaggaggaagaaggtcaagcaAAACATTTTTATTTCTAGAGGGTTTTCCAAAACCTCAGGGATGCACA ATATTGCTAAAAGGATCAACAAGTGAAATCTTGAAGAAGATTAAGCGAGTCCTTCATTTCACTGTCTTTGCAGCTTACCATTTGGTCCTTGAAACGTCATTCTTTGCTGATCAAAGATCATTTATAACACAAAAAAATGCCACACAGAAAGAGGACTATTTAAAAGCAGATCCACAGTTGCTTTTTCCTTCTAGCACTTCAGATGAGCAATATGGTAATATGAAAGAGTTAGCCAACTCTAGAAATTCCACGTCACAGCATCTTCATGATTCTGAAATTAAGAGTTCCAAAGGTTCTGGCAGCCAAGGTATTCTGTCTAATTCATCGCTGCCTGATCTAGATCACTCGACAAAGATTATTGGTGAGACATTATGTTCCGACTCTGCTGAGTCAACCTCATGTGATGAGTTTGGTGGGTCAACCTTTACTGCTACGTCAGAAAAAATAAGCATGCAGAAGAAAGAAGCACCTGGCGAAAATTCCCAAGAAACTTTGGATGATGAAACTCATGTGAAGACTAGGACTTCTTTAAATGCTCAGACCATATTAATTTCGATGTCCAGCCAAAACATCAGGAATAAAGCAGTTTGTGAGCAGAGTCATCTTTCCAGAATAACTTACTATGGGTATTTTGACACATCTCTGGGGATATATCTGAAAGATACTTTACTTAGTGAG AAACACAATTGCTTATCATGTGCTGAGCCTCCAGAAGCTCACATGTACTCTTACACCCACCGTGATGGTACTCTCACTGTTCTTGTAAGAAGCCTTCCGTTGGGGGCAGCACTTTCCGGTCAGGACCAAGGAAGAATTTGGATGTGGACCAGGTGCTTGAGATGTAGTGGTAATCCCACAAATAGGGTTATAATTTCTTCCTCTGCACGCAATCTCTCGTTTGGGAAGTTCCTTGAACTCAGTTTCTCAACGCATTCTTCTGCTAAGAAGCTATCAACATGTGGACATTTGCTGCATAGGGACTGCCTACGTTTCTTTGG ATTGGGATCTAAAGTTGCTATGTTCAGATACTCGTCTGTTGAAATATATTCTGCTTGTAAGCCACCGATGGCTTTGCAGTTTCATGACCCAAACAAAAAAGAGTGGCTTGATGTTGAAGTTAAGAAT GTCCTTCTTAAATGGAAGCTACTCTTTTCTGAAATTGGAAACATAATACAAGGCATGAAATCAAGATACTCTGGTGAAGCCATGGGGGAAAACAGGAACAGTTCAGCATATGAGGGATTATTTTTGGAAGTCAGTGGTATGCTTGCACAAGAGAAAGATGAATTTGAG GTTTCTCTGAATGTAATTGATCACATTGCTAAACCGGAGGCTTGTGCTTACGATATCCTTAGCTTGAACTGGCTGTATCAACAACTGCTTCTTGGATTTTATATTTGGGATATCCGTCTTCGTCATCTTCTCCAGTACAGTAAAATAAATGCCGCATCGTCTGACAATTCTACTCACAAAAGCAAAGCGGAGAATGAGCTGAGAAGTTCTAAAAATATTGCCGTACATGGGGACTCACTATCTGTCCCGAAtattgcaatggaggaagaagcaaCTATAAATTCTTCTGGCGATTTTGACAATTCCTGTAGCGGCATAATTTCAGAGAAGGATCAGCTTACTGAGAACTCAATAATCAAAGAGCAAGGGTCTTCTCCAGGTGTTGCTGATGAAAATGGGTCTCATAAAATTGACTCCTCTGTTCAGAATGTTAACCATGTTTGCTTAGATAAATCAAGTGTTTTACCAGTCAAGAATGATGAACACCCTGCACCAGCCAGAGGGGGCGATGAAATTCCCCCTGTTGCCATTCCATGTAAAGGCTTGCATGTATTGCGTAACTTGCTGGATTTCGCAAGTGATGACACAGGAGACTGGGTCTGGAGTAAGTTCAGTCACTTGGAAAGGGAGTACAAGAAAGAAATACAACTTGGTTCTTTGGATAAATTTCATCTAATCAACAACTACACCCCGTCTTCTTCATCACTGACGCAGCTCAAATACCAAATGCACCTGATGCGTTTTACAGTTGGCCCATGTGGTAATATCTTGTCAATTGCTGATGAAGAGGTGTCTAGCATTATTGGTTATGCACTAGCTATATCTGAACAACAAGGAATTTACTCTGAAGCTGCATTTGAAAAGGATGAACTTATATCTAGAAAAAAGCTAGATAAAGTAGCACCCAGCAACTTGGCCAGAGGTATCTCGATGCCGGCATCAGTTGTGTCTACAAATAAATCTTTAGAAAAGGATCATAGTATGTTAAGCAATGCATCCTCATTAACATATGAGGAATCAACATCTGGATTTTATGATTCATTTCTGTCAGCATTAAAAGATATGCATCCTGAAATTTGTCTGAATAGTGAAAAGCTAGCTTTGAAGAGCAAATACACTGTTGTTTCTATATATGCAAGGCAATTCTATGAGCTTCGGAAGATATGTTGCCCATCGGAACTTGCTTATATTTCATCCATAAGCCGTTGTAAAATATGGAATGCACAAGGTGGTAAGAGCAAGGCTTTTTTTGCGAAATCAATGGATGACAGATTTATCATAAAAGAAATCAAGAAGACAGAGTTTGACTCATTCTTAAAGTTTGGCCTCGAATACTTCAAGCATTTTGGTGTATCTCAGGCCTCAAGTAACCCAACTTGCCTTGCTAAAATACTGGGAATATATCAG GTCAAGGAAATTAGGAATGGCAAGGAGACAAGGACTAATTTCATGGTTATGGAGAATCTTTTATTTGGACGTAACATACTACGTCGATATGATCTGAAGGGTGCTCTTTTCTCACGATATGTCGCTGACTCAAAAAATCCTGAGAGTGTACTGTTGGATCAAAACTTTATTGAAGACATGCGTACCATGCCTATCTACATTGAAGGAAAAACCAAAAACCTCATGGAACGTGCTATTTGGAACGATACATCTTTTCTATGT CGTATGAATGTCATGGATTACTCCTTGTTTGTTGGAGTGGACAAACAGAAGAAGGAACTTGTGTTCGGAATTATAGATTACTTGAGGCAATATACCTGGGACAAACAACTAGAGTCTTGGGTGAAGACATCGCTTGTTGTTCCCAAGAATCTTTCTCCAACAGTAATCTCACCAAAGGAGTACAAATTAAGATTCAGGATATTTATGTCTCAGTACTTCCTATCGGTTCCAGATGTTTGA